The following coding sequences are from one Methyloceanibacter stevinii window:
- a CDS encoding sigma-54-dependent Fis family transcriptional regulator — protein sequence MKVAATPAPPLKTGDNQNIIHRSWFRCINELHLNPGEKPAPHVETADRLSQSCERIGDFLNVARAGIGQLFKQAPDVGYVLLTDADGVVVDSLGTDCWGDSLGEAGLLAGANWHETYAGTNGIGTCIHERTALTCHHDEHFFAGNISLSCDSAPLFDATGNFMGVLNVSALPTPTSHGNYSLAAYLTMFYSQVIEGASFMRHFRDCWILRLGTASELLEVCTDMMLALDRDGTIVGATSTALRQLGGDPSNSQPQHGNASSLADRHLSEVCSCTPDEVWNMMRTQSTSERHVLTTADGQILCASVVAPRTVARTGKPQSRATTRSDYSALNELAGDDQRMTHLLDHARRLVDKQVSIFVRGETGTGKEVLARACHLSSERAGKAFIAVNCAALPETLIESELFGYTAGTFTGGRGKGKKGLIQQADGGTLFLDEIGDMPLHLQTRLLRVLSEREVLPLGASTHVPVDLTVISASHRDLRKLILEGLFREDLFYRLCGATLFLPPLRDRQDRSHIISRLLEQESQKLGNCPHIADDAMELLMRYQWPGNVRELRNALRFALAITDGPSIHAEHLPFEIRFPGAAASGAGGSALLDAPQLWETHSPPLAETDANDPAVKLRACLRQNKWNITAAAAELGLCRSSVYRQMRRFGIVPPTHI from the coding sequence ATGAAGGTCGCGGCCACTCCTGCGCCGCCGCTCAAGACGGGCGACAACCAGAACATCATCCATCGTTCGTGGTTTCGCTGCATAAACGAGCTCCACCTGAATCCGGGCGAGAAACCCGCGCCGCACGTTGAGACGGCCGACCGCCTGTCGCAAAGCTGTGAGCGGATTGGTGACTTCCTAAATGTTGCGCGTGCAGGCATCGGCCAGTTGTTCAAGCAGGCACCTGACGTAGGCTACGTGCTGCTCACCGACGCCGACGGCGTCGTCGTCGATTCACTCGGCACCGACTGCTGGGGCGACAGCCTGGGTGAAGCCGGTCTACTCGCTGGTGCAAACTGGCACGAGACATACGCGGGAACCAATGGCATCGGCACCTGCATCCATGAGCGCACGGCGCTCACATGCCATCACGATGAGCATTTCTTTGCGGGCAACATTAGCTTGAGCTGCGATAGCGCTCCGTTGTTCGATGCGACTGGAAATTTCATGGGCGTTCTGAATGTCTCCGCCCTTCCAACTCCGACGTCGCACGGCAACTACAGCTTGGCTGCGTACCTTACGATGTTCTACAGCCAAGTCATCGAGGGCGCGAGTTTCATGCGCCACTTCCGCGACTGTTGGATCCTGCGGCTCGGCACCGCCTCGGAGCTGCTCGAAGTGTGCACCGACATGATGCTGGCGCTGGATCGCGACGGCACAATTGTCGGCGCGACCTCGACTGCGCTGCGCCAGCTCGGAGGCGATCCGAGCAATAGCCAACCCCAACATGGCAACGCCAGTTCACTGGCTGACCGGCATCTGTCCGAGGTCTGCAGCTGCACGCCGGACGAGGTCTGGAATATGATGCGCACGCAGTCGACGTCAGAGCGACATGTTCTAACGACGGCCGATGGGCAGATCCTGTGCGCGTCCGTCGTAGCCCCACGGACCGTTGCCCGCACGGGCAAGCCGCAGAGCCGCGCTACCACGCGCTCGGATTATTCCGCACTCAACGAACTCGCCGGCGACGACCAGCGCATGACGCATCTACTCGATCACGCCCGCAGACTAGTCGACAAGCAGGTCAGCATCTTCGTCCGGGGCGAGACGGGCACAGGCAAGGAGGTTCTGGCGCGAGCCTGCCACCTCTCAAGTGAGCGTGCGGGGAAAGCGTTTATTGCAGTCAACTGCGCGGCGCTGCCTGAGACGTTAATCGAGAGCGAACTGTTCGGCTACACCGCAGGAACGTTTACAGGCGGGCGCGGCAAAGGCAAAAAGGGCCTCATCCAACAGGCTGATGGCGGAACTCTGTTCCTCGACGAGATTGGAGACATGCCTCTGCACCTGCAAACACGACTACTGCGCGTGTTATCGGAACGGGAGGTGCTGCCGCTCGGCGCCAGTACGCATGTGCCCGTCGACCTAACGGTGATCAGCGCCTCGCACCGAGACCTACGCAAGCTCATCCTGGAAGGGCTATTCCGCGAGGATCTGTTTTATCGTTTGTGCGGCGCGACGCTTTTCCTTCCACCTCTACGGGACCGGCAGGATCGCAGCCACATCATTAGCCGGCTTCTCGAACAGGAGTCCCAGAAGCTGGGGAACTGCCCGCACATTGCCGACGACGCGATGGAGTTGCTCATGCGCTACCAGTGGCCCGGCAACGTCCGCGAGCTGCGCAACGCCTTGCGCTTCGCGCTGGCCATCACCGACGGGCCCTCCATCCATGCTGAGCACTTGCCGTTCGAGATTCGCTTTCCCGGCGCGGCGGCGAGCGGTGCCGGGGGCAGCGCACTCCTCGACGCTCCGCAGTTGTGGGAGACTCACTCGCCGCCTCTCGCCGAGACCGATGCAAACGATCCGGCAGTCAAGTTGAGGGCCTGCCTGCGGCAAAACAAATGGAATATAACGGCAGCGGCGGCCGAGCTCGGGCTATGCCGGTCGTCTGTCTATCGGCAGATGCGGCGCTTCGGAATCGTACCGCCTACACACATTTGA
- a CDS encoding ubiquinol-cytochrome c reductase iron-sulfur subunit: MAIPALPSALANAALDAASMRPQPGDLLVFMIGENQGETIAPSQVEVGARPILAYPMDPVTKTLRDGSRFNIIAVGRLDPSEIEDDTKPLSADGVVAYSAVCTHNGCIITENNDTHHEFVCNCHGSTFDVGNKGKIVVGPATRRLAILPLKLADGNVTVAADFDGRLGPPRE, translated from the coding sequence TTGGCGATACCGGCTCTGCCGAGCGCGCTGGCCAATGCCGCTCTCGATGCCGCAAGCATGCGTCCCCAACCCGGCGATCTCCTGGTGTTCATGATAGGGGAGAACCAGGGCGAGACGATCGCGCCGTCTCAGGTGGAAGTGGGGGCCAGGCCCATCCTGGCCTATCCCATGGATCCGGTAACAAAGACCCTACGCGACGGATCTCGCTTCAACATTATCGCTGTCGGCCGGCTCGATCCCTCAGAGATCGAAGACGATACGAAGCCGCTTTCTGCCGATGGCGTCGTCGCCTACTCGGCCGTATGCACCCACAACGGCTGCATCATCACTGAGAACAACGACACGCACCACGAGTTCGTCTGCAATTGCCACGGGTCTACGTTCGACGTTGGTAACAAGGGAAAGATTGTCGTCGGGCCCGCAACCCGGCGACTGGCGATCCTTCCGCTGAAATTGGCGGATGGGAACGTGACGGTGGCGGCCGATTTCGACGGCCGCCTAGGGCCGCCGCGAGAGTGA
- a CDS encoding PQQ-binding-like beta-propeller repeat protein, with product MMLAVVSVPAVCAAEPGEYSTVTDERLANPEPENWLLTKGNYAGWSYSSLDQITAQNVSKLRPVWAAATGVTSGHEAPAIVNGRYMFVATPSNQVLAFDAKTGRTLWTYKREIAEGFSALHMTNRGVALWGDNVYVASVDCVLQALDAKTGKLVWEATACDWQKRSEYITSAPLVVKGKVIVGPSGGEFGVRGYLKAFDAKTGKEEWTTYSIPGPGEPGNETWPQDGKWKNAWKTGGGTMWMPGNYDAKNDIIYWGVGNGSPWPGDQRPGDNLYLASVISINPDNGKILGHYQYHWNDSWDWAGMNAPSLVNFEKDGKEVPGLITAQRNGVLYWLDRNDKGEITYDASKQYVKNNVFTGFDPKTGRPTYNEDHKLGTGKKVTYCPSVWGGKDWFYQAYSPKTGTLYVPFNDNHCTTLEGVVQPVLPGQWSAGIDIKSLRPDITEGAPYIGGIQAWSVNGRDELWKTTYEKSWNFGSILATAGDVIFAGGTNDRKFRLTMPRAANFSGSFPRPPASFRRPLATRSTANNTSPSFPAMASTSIGSRARCTSPTGGRRRSPKADPCGCSRSVTRTSVLLPNELR from the coding sequence ATGATGCTTGCTGTGGTAAGCGTGCCGGCCGTTTGTGCGGCGGAGCCAGGAGAGTACAGCACTGTTACCGACGAGCGCTTGGCCAATCCTGAGCCAGAAAACTGGCTTCTGACCAAGGGCAACTACGCGGGATGGAGCTACAGTTCGCTCGACCAGATCACAGCCCAGAATGTCTCCAAGCTGCGCCCTGTTTGGGCTGCGGCGACGGGCGTGACCTCAGGGCATGAAGCGCCGGCGATCGTCAACGGACGCTACATGTTCGTTGCTACGCCGAGCAACCAGGTATTGGCATTCGATGCCAAGACCGGCCGAACGCTGTGGACATACAAGCGCGAGATCGCGGAGGGCTTTAGTGCTTTGCACATGACCAACCGAGGTGTGGCCCTGTGGGGCGACAACGTCTATGTCGCAAGCGTTGACTGCGTCCTGCAGGCGCTCGACGCTAAGACGGGCAAGCTCGTCTGGGAAGCCACCGCTTGCGATTGGCAGAAGCGGAGCGAGTACATCACCTCCGCGCCACTGGTCGTGAAGGGGAAGGTCATCGTCGGTCCCTCCGGCGGCGAGTTCGGTGTTCGAGGCTACCTCAAGGCTTTCGATGCCAAGACGGGCAAGGAGGAATGGACAACCTATTCAATTCCCGGACCCGGAGAGCCCGGTAACGAGACGTGGCCGCAGGACGGCAAGTGGAAGAATGCCTGGAAGACCGGCGGCGGCACCATGTGGATGCCGGGCAACTACGACGCCAAAAACGACATCATCTATTGGGGTGTCGGCAATGGATCGCCTTGGCCCGGGGATCAACGCCCCGGCGACAACCTGTACCTGGCCTCGGTCATCTCCATCAATCCTGATAACGGCAAGATCCTCGGCCACTACCAGTACCACTGGAACGACTCCTGGGACTGGGCCGGCATGAACGCCCCCTCGTTGGTCAACTTCGAGAAGGACGGCAAGGAGGTTCCTGGCCTCATCACCGCTCAACGCAACGGCGTTCTCTACTGGCTCGATCGCAACGACAAGGGCGAGATCACGTACGACGCCTCTAAACAGTACGTAAAGAACAACGTCTTCACGGGCTTCGATCCGAAGACGGGCCGTCCGACCTACAACGAGGATCACAAGCTCGGTACGGGCAAGAAGGTGACTTACTGCCCCAGCGTCTGGGGCGGCAAGGACTGGTTTTACCAAGCCTACAGCCCGAAGACCGGAACGCTCTACGTGCCCTTCAACGACAATCACTGCACGACGCTGGAGGGTGTGGTTCAGCCTGTGTTGCCGGGCCAGTGGTCAGCGGGCATCGATATCAAGTCGCTGAGACCGGATATCACCGAAGGTGCTCCCTACATCGGAGGCATCCAGGCTTGGAGCGTGAATGGACGCGACGAGCTTTGGAAGACTACGTATGAGAAATCCTGGAACTTTGGCTCGATCCTGGCGACTGCAGGTGATGTGATCTTCGCCGGCGGTACCAATGATCGCAAGTTCCGGCTTACGATGCCAAGAGCGGCGAACTTCTCTGGGAGTTTCCCACGCCCTCCGGCATCATTTCGCCGCCCGTTAGCTACGAGATCGACGGCAAACAATACATCGCCGTCGTTTCCGGCTATGGCGTCGACATCAATTGGATCCAGAGCAAGATGCACGAGTCCAACGGGTGGGAGGCGAAGGTCCCCGAAGGCGGATCCGTGTGGGTGTTCGCGCTCGGTGACGAGGACTAGCGTTCTCCTCCCAAACGAACTGCGTTGA
- a CDS encoding transporter, translating to MSITSRLHLGNKRGRAAIGAAILAMSMALMVGTPARAQTTFDVIGPKEYDLPVNFDPFNVFVQYAYVQDNSKVWSNSGESIVGDGSQALVGLSKYVYFWTPEFNRNVGVAWEIIQPEISVRNSKSQANPDGSQVSGFGDTITGFATWFKPTPASTLGVQSFVQIPIGDTDVSDQTWKNLSSVLWYTPIGSAFDWTGNAGFVWQSSKPSRVQPAMLYHTNNRFGWLATDWLEPFIALDYEYIGAYAGFNEAWSFDGGLGFMIDTFENQWLTLRYSQSLAGKNHSYNDSWNLKYAVVW from the coding sequence ATGAGTATCACATCGAGATTGCATTTGGGCAACAAGCGTGGACGCGCCGCCATCGGGGCCGCCATCTTGGCGATGTCCATGGCGTTGATGGTGGGAACTCCCGCCCGGGCGCAAACGACATTCGACGTTATCGGGCCAAAGGAATACGACCTTCCGGTCAACTTCGACCCGTTCAATGTGTTCGTTCAGTATGCGTATGTGCAGGACAACTCCAAGGTCTGGTCGAACAGCGGCGAGAGCATCGTGGGCGATGGATCGCAGGCGCTCGTCGGCCTGTCGAAATACGTTTATTTCTGGACGCCGGAGTTCAACCGAAACGTCGGCGTGGCTTGGGAGATCATCCAGCCGGAGATCTCCGTTCGCAACAGCAAGAGCCAGGCTAATCCGGACGGCAGCCAAGTCAGCGGCTTCGGCGACACGATTACCGGTTTTGCGACTTGGTTCAAACCGACGCCCGCCTCCACGCTCGGCGTCCAGTCGTTCGTGCAGATCCCGATCGGGGACACCGATGTCAGCGATCAGACCTGGAAAAACTTGTCCAGCGTTCTCTGGTACACGCCCATTGGCTCGGCGTTCGACTGGACGGGTAATGCGGGCTTCGTTTGGCAATCTTCAAAGCCCAGCCGCGTTCAACCCGCCATGCTGTATCACACCAACAACCGCTTCGGCTGGCTGGCCACCGATTGGCTCGAGCCCTTCATCGCTCTGGACTACGAGTATATTGGGGCCTATGCGGGCTTTAACGAGGCGTGGTCCTTTGACGGTGGTCTCGGCTTCATGATCGACACCTTCGAGAACCAGTGGCTCACCTTGCGCTACTCCCAGAGTCTGGCCGGCAAGAACCACTCCTACAACGACAGCTGGAACTTGAAATACGCGGTTGTCTGGTAG
- the aldA gene encoding aldehyde dehydrogenase: MDVFNPATQERLESVPDSSADTVDRAVHAARTAQADWERLPPIARARHLRAISAKLRENVDELAKIISREQGKILPLAQVEVEFTADYIDYMAEWARRIEGEVISSDRPGESIFLHRKAIGVVAGIIPWNFPLFLIARKMAPALVTGNTIVVKSSEETPLNAFAFSKLVAETDLPPGVFNHISGTGSGPGAALSRHPDVDLISFTGSVETGLRIMQAAAANLTRVNLELGGKAPAIVLADADLGLAAKAVYDSRMTNTGQLCNCAERVYVERRIADEFVDRLAQLMRDTRYGDPLSNEDLDMGPLVNEVGLKKVAGMVERAKGDGATVVVGGGPADVPRGHHYQPTILTDCRADMEIMRKEIFGPVLPIQAVDSVDEAIALANDSEYGLTSSIFTNDLSTAMRATRELRFGETYINREHFEAMQGFHAGRRKSGIGGADGKHGLYEYTETQIVYMQHG; this comes from the coding sequence ATCGACGTGTTCAACCCCGCGACGCAGGAGCGCCTCGAGTCGGTTCCTGACAGCTCCGCGGATACCGTGGACCGGGCCGTTCATGCAGCGCGAACGGCCCAAGCGGATTGGGAAAGATTGCCACCAATCGCCCGGGCTCGGCATTTGCGTGCGATTTCGGCAAAGCTACGCGAGAACGTGGACGAACTCGCCAAGATTATCAGCCGGGAACAGGGCAAGATTCTCCCACTCGCCCAGGTCGAGGTGGAGTTCACCGCCGACTATATCGACTACATGGCCGAGTGGGCACGGCGCATAGAGGGTGAAGTCATCTCGAGCGACCGTCCCGGCGAAAGCATTTTTCTTCACCGAAAGGCGATCGGCGTCGTCGCGGGCATCATCCCGTGGAACTTCCCGCTGTTCCTGATTGCGCGCAAGATGGCGCCGGCCCTGGTTACTGGCAACACCATCGTCGTCAAGTCGAGCGAGGAAACGCCGCTCAACGCCTTCGCTTTCTCTAAGTTGGTTGCCGAGACTGACCTGCCGCCGGGCGTGTTCAATCACATCAGCGGGACGGGATCGGGCCCCGGCGCGGCCTTGTCGCGCCACCCCGACGTCGATCTGATCAGCTTCACGGGCAGTGTCGAGACGGGTTTGCGTATCATGCAGGCTGCAGCCGCCAATCTCACACGCGTCAACCTGGAACTCGGTGGAAAGGCTCCCGCCATCGTGCTGGCCGACGCCGACCTCGGTCTTGCTGCAAAGGCAGTCTACGACTCGCGCATGACCAATACGGGGCAACTTTGCAACTGCGCCGAGCGTGTTTACGTGGAGCGCAGGATCGCCGACGAGTTCGTTGACCGGCTTGCACAGCTGATGCGGGACACCCGGTATGGCGATCCTCTGTCGAACGAAGATCTCGACATGGGGCCGCTCGTCAATGAGGTGGGACTCAAAAAGGTGGCCGGCATGGTGGAGCGCGCGAAAGGCGACGGCGCCACGGTCGTCGTCGGTGGCGGGCCGGCCGACGTTCCGCGGGGCCACCACTATCAGCCAACGATTCTGACCGATTGCCGTGCCGACATGGAGATTATGCGCAAGGAGATATTCGGCCCTGTCTTACCGATACAGGCGGTAGACAGCGTCGATGAAGCGATCGCGCTGGCCAACGATTCCGAATATGGACTGACGTCATCGATATTCACAAACGATCTCAGTACAGCCATGCGCGCGACGCGCGAATTACGATTCGGCGAGACCTACATCAATCGCGAGCACTTCGAGGCGATGCAGGGCTTCCATGCAGGTCGACGTAAGTCGGGCATCGGCGGTGCTGACGGCAAGCACGGTCTCTACGAGTACACCGAGACGCAAATCGTCTATATGCAGCACGGATAG
- a CDS encoding AEC family transporter gives MVTVVLPVFAIILAGFGARKVGVLGPHASLDLNRYVSYLALPALLFDVMAGADWGNLDLMEFVAIFALSSTVIYGVTVVLCLFARNNLSDASVDGLGAAYSNTGYMGIPLCLLVLGTDSLPAVTLAAVATTVVLFAIAIVLVEAGRQTQPRGVAIVLTVGGSLIRNPLIIAPLLGGIWAAAGLPMPMALDSFLDLLGASAAPCALVSLGLFFADSSKESTGRIWSKAALLSTGKLLVHPALTWVLAMFFGLPPFLAGIAVLLSALPTGTGPFMLAELYGRETVTTSSAVMLSTLVSLVTITFLLYWGGYAELEIATR, from the coding sequence ATGGTCACGGTGGTTCTGCCGGTCTTCGCCATCATTCTCGCCGGATTCGGCGCGCGCAAAGTGGGGGTTCTCGGTCCGCACGCTTCCCTCGATCTCAATCGCTACGTCTCTTATCTCGCGCTGCCGGCGCTGTTGTTCGACGTGATGGCGGGAGCGGACTGGGGGAACCTTGACCTCATGGAGTTTGTCGCGATCTTTGCTCTGTCGAGCACGGTCATCTATGGCGTCACGGTCGTATTGTGCCTCTTTGCCCGCAACAACCTCTCGGATGCGAGCGTCGACGGGCTGGGCGCGGCCTACTCCAACACGGGCTATATGGGCATTCCCCTGTGTCTGCTGGTGCTGGGTACCGACAGCCTACCCGCCGTAACACTCGCGGCCGTCGCGACGACCGTTGTGCTTTTCGCCATCGCGATCGTGTTGGTCGAGGCAGGGCGGCAGACGCAGCCGCGCGGCGTAGCGATTGTCTTGACTGTTGGGGGATCGCTCATCCGAAACCCGTTGATCATTGCCCCCTTGCTTGGCGGCATTTGGGCTGCGGCAGGACTCCCGATGCCCATGGCCCTCGATAGCTTTCTCGATCTTTTGGGCGCCAGCGCCGCACCGTGCGCACTCGTTTCCCTCGGACTGTTTTTCGCCGATAGCAGCAAGGAGAGCACCGGCCGGATCTGGTCGAAGGCAGCACTCCTTTCGACAGGTAAGCTGCTGGTGCATCCGGCGTTGACCTGGGTGCTTGCAATGTTCTTCGGGCTGCCCCCGTTTCTCGCCGGAATTGCCGTGCTGTTGTCCGCGCTTCCGACCGGGACGGGACCGTTCATGCTAGCGGAGCTCTACGGCCGCGAGACGGTGACGACGTCGAGTGCCGTTATGCTCTCGACCCTGGTCTCGCTCGTTACCATCACATTTCTGCTCTATTGGGGCGGCTATGCGGAGTTGGAGATCGCGACACGGTGA
- a CDS encoding thiamine pyrophosphate-binding protein, protein MDSTRIADNSSAAIIARFLRRRGVDRVFALCGGHIMPIWMSIDAEGIRIIDVRDERAAVHMAHAHAELTGSLGVALVTAGPGLTNAITGIANAHVARAPVLVLSGVPPRAQENRGSLQDLDGALLVRSITRYARTVREPSLVLQELDAAVERAVGRGGDPGPVYLDFPTDTLRAKVVPALQMDEHFRQKPTPALVPPRDSLEDAAEILWSARRPLVISGRGARTAGPALTRFLDQLGALYLDTGESRGVVSDGHPSVVNGVRGKVMTEADVVVTLGRRLDFQLGFGSPAIFGDAKFVRISDAPSELSDNRRGEVEIHADGALTLNGLLEAAGNREPAIDHEWAARLRAEHERKTESLRLAMASAPDDENGRIHPHKLIAALQNHIGDDDIVVTDGGDFLSFCRVGLSAKRMLDPGSLGCIGIGLPFGIAAGLAFPERPVIVATGDGSFGFNAIEIDTAVRHNVPLVVVVANNGAWQIEVHDQRITYGKVVGTELQYADHAALARALGMKAERIESAEELPAAIEWAIANKPALLDVVVSPGAVSSDSKSGLAWVPDLQPLAAWDEAELKWRDGVS, encoded by the coding sequence ATGGATAGTACGAGAATCGCCGACAACTCGTCGGCAGCGATCATTGCGCGGTTCCTGCGCCGCCGCGGTGTCGACCGCGTTTTTGCGCTGTGTGGCGGCCATATCATGCCGATTTGGATGAGCATTGATGCAGAGGGCATTCGCATCATAGACGTCCGCGACGAGCGTGCAGCCGTTCACATGGCACATGCCCATGCCGAACTGACCGGGTCGCTCGGGGTTGCTCTCGTGACCGCAGGCCCGGGACTAACCAATGCGATCACCGGTATCGCGAACGCTCATGTGGCTCGCGCGCCGGTGCTGGTCCTGTCGGGCGTGCCGCCACGTGCGCAAGAAAATCGCGGTAGCCTGCAGGACCTCGACGGCGCGCTTCTCGTGCGCTCGATTACGCGTTATGCGCGTACAGTGCGCGAGCCATCCCTGGTGCTGCAGGAGCTTGATGCGGCCGTGGAACGCGCCGTCGGGCGGGGCGGCGACCCAGGTCCTGTCTACCTCGATTTTCCCACCGACACTCTCCGCGCGAAGGTCGTCCCCGCGCTGCAGATGGACGAGCACTTTCGCCAGAAACCGACGCCGGCCCTTGTGCCTCCAAGAGATAGCCTCGAAGATGCAGCCGAGATTCTCTGGTCAGCCAGAAGGCCGCTTGTGATATCGGGCCGCGGCGCGCGTACGGCGGGCCCGGCGCTCACGCGCTTTCTAGATCAACTTGGCGCACTCTACCTCGATACCGGCGAGAGCCGCGGTGTCGTTTCCGACGGACACCCCTCTGTCGTCAACGGTGTGCGCGGCAAGGTGATGACCGAGGCCGACGTCGTCGTGACCCTCGGCCGCCGGCTCGATTTCCAGCTCGGGTTCGGTTCGCCCGCGATCTTCGGCGACGCCAAGTTCGTGCGCATCTCTGATGCGCCCTCCGAGCTTTCCGACAACCGGCGTGGCGAGGTTGAGATTCATGCCGATGGCGCCCTGACCCTCAACGGCCTTTTGGAAGCGGCCGGCAATCGCGAACCCGCAATCGATCACGAGTGGGCGGCGCGTTTGCGCGCCGAACACGAACGCAAGACGGAGTCGCTCCGGCTGGCGATGGCGTCCGCCCCGGACGACGAAAACGGACGCATCCACCCCCACAAACTCATCGCGGCCCTCCAGAACCATATCGGTGATGACGACATCGTCGTCACTGATGGCGGCGACTTCCTGAGCTTTTGCCGCGTCGGCCTATCCGCAAAGCGCATGCTCGACCCGGGCTCGCTCGGCTGTATCGGCATCGGCCTGCCGTTCGGCATTGCCGCCGGGCTCGCCTTTCCCGAACGGCCGGTAATCGTCGCAACGGGCGACGGCTCTTTCGGCTTCAACGCCATCGAGATCGACACCGCTGTGCGCCATAACGTGCCGCTCGTCGTCGTTGTCGCCAACAACGGCGCTTGGCAGATTGAGGTCCACGATCAGCGCATCACCTATGGCAAGGTCGTCGGCACAGAGCTGCAATACGCCGACCATGCCGCACTGGCGCGAGCACTCGGCATGAAGGCCGAGAGAATCGAGAGCGCCGAGGAATTGCCTGCGGCCATCGAATGGGCGATCGCCAACAAGCCGGCACTACTGGACGTCGTCGTTTCTCCGGGGGCCGTCTCGTCCGACTCCAAGTCGGGCCTGGCTTGGGTTCCGGATCTACAGCCGCTGGCCGCCTGGGACGAAGCCGAACTCAAATGGCGCGACGGCGTGAGCTAA
- a CDS encoding ATP:cob(I)alamin adenosyltransferase, producing the protein MEQLRRQATAHPGDCGQTKLDSGVIVDKDSVPVEAIGAIVELRAWIAVLISLSSSPLLKSLRAVRADLAAIIRRIKATGTPRLSQESLERIDAAVEGLEAELTAQTPNMRVSELPTSAFAEVAYAVCLRAERRLAELNQLNNIADAMLSTEGGKEAAGAIALAYLNRLSDLLRLLEASCGSLSVPSTAIATIGENG; encoded by the coding sequence ATGGAACAACTCCGTCGCCAGGCGACCGCACATCCAGGTGACTGCGGTCAGACCAAGCTCGACTCAGGAGTGATCGTCGATAAGGACAGCGTACCGGTCGAAGCGATTGGCGCGATAGTGGAGTTGCGTGCCTGGATCGCAGTCTTGATCTCGCTTTCGTCATCGCCCCTACTCAAAAGCCTGCGCGCAGTACGGGCCGATCTGGCGGCAATCATCCGCCGGATCAAAGCCACTGGCACTCCCCGGCTTTCACAGGAGTCCCTCGAACGCATCGATGCTGCCGTAGAGGGGCTCGAGGCAGAGCTAACCGCACAGACTCCGAACATGAGAGTTAGCGAACTCCCGACCTCGGCCTTCGCTGAGGTCGCATACGCGGTCTGCCTGCGAGCCGAGCGACGCTTGGCCGAACTGAACCAACTCAACAACATTGCTGATGCCATGCTCTCAACTGAAGGCGGCAAGGAAGCCGCTGGCGCCATAGCACTCGCCTACCTCAACCGCCTTTCCGATCTCCTGCGCCTGCTCGAAGCGAGTTGTGGATCCCTGTCCGTTCCTTCGACCGCGATAGCTACCATCGGTGAAAACGGTTGA